tttgtttattaataacGAAGGACAAGCTGAATACACAAAAATAATCCCACCCATTAcaaaattatcattattatcaaatattattttcattgtttGCTTCTCTATTCCTTCCCAACTAGtccaatattttaaaacatcaGCGGCCATTTCCGGTAATCTATTCTACTTTATGTTTTCTGCTTGTctaaatttatttcaattttcaCAACGATGGTTTCATTTGTCTGATAAAGATATGTACAACGTATTGCCTGGTCCTATCGCTGGGTATCTAGAACTCGGTTTGTTTATTGTTTCCACTTTGTGTTTGGTTTATTTAACAGCGCATTATGAACCTTCTAAGGTGTTGTTAGATTATTATAAGGAAAAGGGGATATATCCACCtgtaaattttttccagTCCATCACTTTTACCTGGATGAATCCGTTAATTACAGACGTATATAAAAAGGGGAAAATTGAAGATCCGTATAATATGCCTCTTCCACCTTGTAATTTAAGTGCCCGTGAATGCACTGAAAGACTAAGAGCCCGTTGGGAGCAAGAATTATGGGACAATAAAGATAACAACGATAAAAAGAGTTCAATAGTGAAGGCTATTCTGAAAACCTTTGGTGGTACCATTGCCTGTGCTATTGTATACGAAATGCTACAGGATATTTTGAGTGTTATTGAACCTTTAGTTCTAAGGACCTTTATCAAGTCCTTTACTCAAGAATATAGAGAGCAATATCCCTTGTTAAATAGTTTGTTTATTGTCCTTACTTTGTTTGGtatcaaaataattagCACCTGTCTATCCaatcaattttatattaccATTTTTGAAGCAGGTTTGGGTATCAGGAGTTCTTTGATGTGCATGGTGTATCAAAAGGGGCTAAAACTAAGTGTCGATGCAAGAGAACAAAAATCATCCGgcgatattttaaatttggcATCTGTTGACGTTTTGAAGATCCaaagattttttgaaaCGTCCCAGGGTATATTTGGAACTCCAATTCAATTAGTTGGTGTGTTACTTTCATTATATTCTTTGGTTGGGCGTGCCGTTTTTGGCGGGCTTGTTGTTATGATCATCATGGCGCCAATAAATTCATACTTATCAAAGAAATTGGAAGGGTTGTACCGCAAAAATATGGAATACAAAGATACAAGAACCAAATTGATTACAGAGATTTTAAATTCCATCAAATCGATCAAGTTGTATGCATGGGAAACACCaatgttgaaaaaattatttcatGTGCGTAATGATTtagaattggaaaatttcaaaaaagttAGCGTTCTAGACAGTTTCATCTTATTTGCTTGGAACATGGTCCCCATCATGGTTTCTACATCcacttttttgttatatgcTTATTTGTATAATATTCCGCTAACACCAGACATTGTTTTTCCGGCCTTGAGTCTATTTGATTTGTTGGGCGattgtatttatattattccAAATGTTATCACCGATATCATTGAGACCAAAGTTTCTATCGAAAGATTGAGggattttttgttattggaTGAGATCGATGATTCATACGTGGAAGTGTGTGATCCAAGTGAAGATCTGCCTGCTTTGGAAATACAAAATTGTACATTTTTGTGGGGCTCTATCAAAACTAATCAGAGCAAGAAAACCCAGGATAATTATGACGAAGAGGCTGAAACAACTGCCTTGAAGGTCGCCTTGAAAAACATAGATAATTTCAAAGTTGTCCCTGGAGAATTGACATGTATTGTTGGTAGAGTAGGTGCGGGCAAAACAACCTTGCTAAAGGCTATTTTGGGAGAACTTCCTTGTACAAATGGTTCTAATCCAAGTCTACCGCCCAAGATGATTATAAGGGGGACTTCTATTGCCTTTTGTCCTCAGCAGCCGTGGGTTATGAATTCTAGTGTTAAAgataatatcatttttggGCATCGATATGAAGAAAAGTTCTACAAACTTACTTTAAAAGCTTGTCAGCTTTTACCTGATTTAGAGATTTTACCAGATGGAGATCAGACTATGGTTGGCGAAAAGGGTATCTCCTTGAGTGGCGGTCAAAAGGCACGGTTGGTTTTAGCCAGAGCTGTTTATAGTAGGTCTGACATATATTTGTTGGATGATGTCTTGAGTGCTGTGGATGCTGAGGTTTCaagtaatattattcaGCAAGTTTTGAGTAGAGAAACtggtattttaaaaaacaagacGATAATATTGGCCACTAATGCAATCAAAGTTTTGCGACATGCACAAAACATTTATGCCTTAAATAATGGAGAAATTGTGGAAAATGGAACTTATTCTGAGATTATGAGGGCTGATTCCAGGAATTCGCccttgaaaaaattgatacAGGAATTTGCGTCAGTGGAACAGGATGGCCCTAATATTAGCGAACAAAAACAGGAAGCGGTTGAAGAACAACGAAAAAATGAGCAAGAGCTGGCTTTTGAAAGAgccaatgataatattgttCTCGACGATAATGGTGTTTTTCAAGaaataaatgatttatCTGTCACTAAAACCGCAGCTAGAAGTATTGATGGGGGGTCAATTTATAGTTTGGATACCAGAAGACCATCAATGGCTAGTTTTAAGCGACCAACTGTATTGTTGGACCATGAGCATGATAATAGAAAGACCAAGCAGGAcgtagaaaaaaaagaggttGGGAAGGTGAAAAAATCTGTTTATTTAGTGTATATCAAAGCTTGTGGGTACGTTggtgttttctttttttttgtgtttttgGTTTCTTCTAATCTTTTCAATATTGTAGAAAAACTTTGGTTGAAGTATTGGTCCgaaaaaaacgaaaaaacaCATTCAAATGAACATTTGATAAAGTACGCCAGTATCTATATGGGCATTTGTATTACAGATGCAGCATTTTCTGTTTTGAAGAGCATTGTTATGATGTTTTTCTGTTCTATCAATGCGTCCAAATATTTGCATGATACTATGGCGAAATCAGTCTTGAGCAGCCCGATGACATTTTTTGAAACTACACCTGTGGGCCGTATCATTAACAGGTTTACAGCTGATATTGGTTCTGTTGATTCTGGCTtgcattttattttcagttttctttttagatcaattttgaattattgTTTCACCGTTATTGTTATCGGCTCGGTTTTGCCATGgtttattgttttcaattttgtgattttgctattttatttttactatcAGGTTTACTACATTGTTTTAAGTAGAGATTTGAAAAGATTAATGAGCAATTCATTTTCACCAATCATGTCTCTATTGAGCGAAACTTTAATGGGACATATGGTCATTAATGCCTACAAACATTTGGATAGGTTTAGTTTCTTAAACTACGAAAATATACAATTTAATATCAATTGCGTTTTCAATTTCAGATCCACCAATAGATGGTTATCGGTTCGTTTGCAAAGTATTGGTgcttttattgttttaattaCCGGGCTATTGTGTTTGTCTAGTGGTTcgataaacaaaaagaatattaGTTCGGGTACTGTTGGTTTATTGATGAGTTTTGCTTTGCAGATTTCGAATTCATTGATGTGGATTATTAGAATGACAGTCCAAGTGGAAACTAACATTGTCTGTGTGGAAAGAATCAAAGAATATTGTGAATTGAAACCGGAGGCGGAAGCTATCATTGAAAATAGTAGACCCCCTAAGAATTGGCCAGATAAAGGTGAGATTGTATTTGAAGATTATACCACTAAATATAGGGAAAACTTGGATCCTTCGTTGAAGAAAGTAAGTGTTCAAATCAAGCCTCGGGAGAAGGTCGGCATTGTTGGTAGGACAGGCGCTGGGAAGTCAACCTTAACGTTGGCTTTGTTCAGGTTGCTAGAGGCCACCGAAGGCAGGATTATGGTTGATGGAATTGACATTTCCAAGATAGGGTTAGCTGATTTGAGAAGCAGGCTATCTATTATTCCACAAGATGCACAAGCCTTTGAAGGTACTGTCAGATATAATTTAGATCCATTTGATGAATATACTGATTCTGAGGTGCTTAAAGCGTTGGAGTTATCGCATTTAAAAGCACatattgttgatattgtgaaaaataattcaaatagTGGTGACTATGAGCAACAAGGTTCTGCATCGCAGAATATTTATGAAAGGTTTAGTGATACTGAATTGTTGGCTTGCAAGATCGGAGTTAATGGTGACAATTTATCTGTAGGTCAAAAACAGTTATTGTGTTTATCTAGGGCTTTATTGAATCATTCTAAAGTTTTGGTTTTGGATGAAGCTACTGCTGCAGTTGATATGCAAACCgataaaattattcaagAAACTATTAGAAGCGAATTTCAAGAAAGAACTATTTTAACAATTGCACATAGACTAGATACAGTTATGGACAGTGATAGGATTATGGTGTTAGATAAGGGTGAAGTTAAAGAATTTGATACACCAGCTAATCTGCTAGCCAGAAAagattctttattttatgcTTTGTGTGAAAAAGGTGGATATGTGACAAATCGCCATTGAatactttatattttgaatcATTGAGAGAAGGAGAAGGAGAAGGGGGGGAAGTGGAGGagggaaataaaaatatatatatataatataaacgCTTGTATACTTTTCAGATATTCATTAAAAAGATTCAAATACTTATTATGCTTTTTTATACTATAATTCTATTAACTTAAACTTTCAAACATATACACATactattataataatcacaTTAAATTCACAGActaacaatatatatatataatataatatatatatattttttattttttattttttttattttttttattttttattttattttattccaaCTCTTAATTTGGAACAGCATTACCAAACACTTTAGCGAAAGCTTGTTCAAAGTCgtaaataatatcatcaaTGTGTTCACCACCAACAGACACACGAATCAAATCTTTTGTAACACCGGAAGCCAATTTTTCTTCGTGGGATAATTGTTGATGAGTAGTGAAATATGGAGCAATAGCCAATGTTTTGGAGTCACCAATATTGGCAACATCGGCAATCATTTCCAAGCTGTCTACAACTTGAGGGCCAGAAGCCTTAAATGGATCACTTTCTTCGATAGATTTATCAAAGTTTGGAATTTCTTTAACACCGAAGGATAAGATGGTACCAAAACCATTTGTCAAGTATTTTTTGGCATTAGCATGGTGAGAGTGAGATTCCAAACCTGGATAAGAAACCCAAGCAACGTATGGAGATTTTTCGAAAAACCTGGCCAATTTTAAAGCGTTTGCTGCCTGGTTGCTGGCTCTTAAAGACAAAGTTTGCAAGCCCTGTATCATTAAGAAAGATCCAAATGGATTTAAAGTTGGACCAATATCTCTTAACCATTCAGTTCTGACATGGGCAATATAAGCGGCTGGACCAAATGTATCATTGAAAATCATACCATGGTAACCTTCAGATGGTTTACTGAATTGAGGGAACTTCTCTGGATAGTCTTTCCATGGGAATCTACCGCTGTCGACGATAATACCACCGATGGTGTTACCCATACCATTAATCATTTTTGTAGCAGAATGACAGATAATATCGGCACCATGTTTAAAAGGTTGACAGAAGTAACCACCTGCACCACAAGTATTGTCAACCACAACTGGGATACCGTGTTTATgagcaacagcaacaatacTTTCAAAATCCGGAACATTGTATTTTGGATTGCCAATGGATTCCAAATACACagcttttgttttttcatcaaaaagtttttcaaagttttttgGGTCGTCACCTTCAACAAATCTAGTTTCAATACCCAATCTTTTAAAGGTAACCTTGAATTGGTTATAGGTACCACCGTATAAGAAAGAAGTGGagataatattatcacCAGCACCAGCCAATGCAAAAATGGCTAAACTTTGGGCGGCTTGACCGGAAGAAGTGGCAACCGCAGCCAAACCACCTTCTAGGGAAGCAATTCTTTTCTCGAAAACATCTGTAGTTGGATTCATAATACGAGAGTAGATGTAACCTGGAACTTCCAAACCAAACAATTGGGCGCCGTGCTTGGAGTCATTGAAACAGTAGGAAGAGGTGGCATAGATTGGAACAGCTCTTGGTCTGTGGGCATCATTATCTGGATCTTGGCCAGCGTGCAATTGCAAAGTTTCAAAGTGGGTAGTTCTCTttactcttttttcttcagaCATTTgtgatttgtttttgtttgtgtttttgtttttgtttttgtcttttttttaacgaTATAAGGAACGAAAAGACAAGCAAAAAAGTACAAAATCAAACTTTCATAGTCATTAAGAAGAAGGATAATTTGGAAAAGTTTGTGATTATTCGTTTTTacttgtttatatatatatatgtgtgtgtatattgaatattttagCATTCCACTTGTTGGAAACAAACCGGGgggaaagaagaagaggaagaagaggaaaagagaaagagggaaaaataaaaataaaacatccACAGTTTTCATTGTGTGTGTTTAGTGATATTTAATAGTTTAATATTCGAGTATTTGTTCTAATAAAAGATGGATAAAATCACAGTTTTCATTACATTTAAGGTAGTTTTAGACCAAAACCACGTGATGttaataatgttattaattattcGAAGGACAGCTCTGACTGAtcttgtaataataattattcaaaaagcacgtaaaaaacaaaaattgtggtgtgaaaaaaatatatacactataatttatttattgaaagtATTATGCATCACGTgcaaacaataaataaataaataaataaataaataaataaataaataaataaatttctaTTTATGCTTATAACTACGGCAATATCTGTGGCAACAAACCATTGCTTGGGTACCTCTTActaaacttttttcttgtggtattttgaataataaaaacggaaaaaaaaaatgaaaaaaaaaaaataaataacttaTGAGAGCTACGGGATTCGAACCCGCGCATCCGTAGATATCAGAGTATTTATCTTGAATTTCAAGGTAAACTGGGCTTACAGTTGCGAAGCTCACTAGCACCTTTCAGTGCGAATGAACCTCTTTAAACCTAAATCTGACGCCTTAACCACTCGGCCAAACTCTCTTAAGTTGAAATAATACATTAATAACTTTGCTATGTTGTACatccaaaaatataaaaaatataacataaaacataaaacataaaaatgttaattctttttttttttttgatttttatttttgtttttgtttttgtttactttttaatatataaaatcattccgtagaaaataaatacaactATTTCTATCTGTTGACTTTACATAtcaagaaataaataaacctttttttctttcctctCATACCCATTTCCCTATCCATTCCTACCTCTTgctataaagaaaaaaaaaaaaaaaatgcaaacAAATTTACAGAAATAACTATTTAAACCACTTTTCTAATTATAAATACTTACCTATACTTGCACAATCAAGCACTTTTTCCAAGTAGAAGAGATCTAGAAAATAAGATCAACATGCTTTATTTTAACTCTAACCAAACtgatggaaaaaaaaaaaaaaaaaaaaaaaaaaaatctcataaaaaaagcttGCAAGATATAGCTGTAAatacatttaaaaatatataaagttaataatacatatttttatatccttatttaaacttttattttccatcTGTATTCTCCTTAAGCAGAACTAGCTGCTTCTGAAATAATTTTCTGAA
This Saccharomycodes ludwigii strain NBRC 1722 chromosome II, whole genome shotgun sequence DNA region includes the following protein-coding sequences:
- the MET17 gene encoding bifunctional cysteine synthase/O-acetylhomoserine aminocarboxypropyltransferase MET17 (similar to Saccharomyces cerevisiae YLR303W | MET17 | METhionine requiring), whose product is MSEEKRVKRTTHFETLQLHAGQDPDNDAHRPRAVPIYATSSYCFNDSKHGAQLFGLEVPGYIYSRIMNPTTDVFEKRIASLEGGLAAVATSSGQAAQSLAIFALAGAGDNIISTSFLYGGTYNQFKVTFKRLGIETRFVEGDDPKNFEKLFDEKTKAVYLESIGNPKYNVPDFESIVAVAHKHGIPVVVDNTCGAGGYFCQPFKHGADIICHSATKMINGMGNTIGGIIVDSGRFPWKDYPEKFPQFSKPSEGYHGMIFNDTFGPAAYIAHVRTEWLRDIGPTLNPFGSFLMIQGLQTLSLRASNQAANALKLARFFEKSPYVAWVSYPGLESHSHHANAKKYLTNGFGTILSFGVKEIPNFDKSIEESDPFKASGPQVVDSLEMIADVANIGDSKTLAIAPYFTTHQQLSHEEKLASGVTKDLIRVSVGGEHIDDIIYDFEQAFAKVFGNAVPN
- the BPT1 gene encoding ATP-binding cassette bilirubin transporter BPT1 (similar to Saccharomyces cerevisiae YLL015W | BPT1 | Bile Pigment Transporter), whose translation is MLEYADSCLKDNCQFGFKPYPSNNVNALNPCFLSLASVLIAILLSIIVLLQFIELFKIKKVPPNFKYKKNHVLKYFSTSYIIHISNVALYGILVVVQYALFINNEGQAEYTKIIPPITKLSLLSNIIFIVCFSIPSQLVQYFKTSAAISGNLFYFMFSACLNLFQFSQRWFHLSDKDMYNVLPGPIAGYLELGLFIVSTLCLVYLTAHYEPSKVLLDYYKEKGIYPPVNFFQSITFTWMNPLITDVYKKGKIEDPYNMPLPPCNLSARECTERLRARWEQELWDNKDNNDKKSSIVKAILKTFGGTIACAIVYEMLQDILSVIEPLVLRTFIKSFTQEYREQYPLLNSLFIVLTLFGIKIISTCLSNQFYITIFEAGLGIRSSLMCMVYQKGLKLSVDAREQKSSGDILNLASVDVLKIQRFFETSQGIFGTPIQLVGVLLSLYSLVGRAVFGGLVVMIIMAPINSYLSKKLEGLYRKNMEYKDTRTKLITEILNSIKSIKLYAWETPMLKKLFHVRNDLELENFKKVSVLDSFILFAWNMVPIMVSTSTFLLYAYLYNIPLTPDIVFPALSLFDLLGDCIYIIPNVITDIIETKVSIERLRDFLLLDEIDDSYVEVCDPSEDLPALEIQNCTFLWGSIKTNQSKKTQDNYDEEAETTALKVALKNIDNFKVVPGELTCIVGRVGAGKTTLLKAILGELPCTNGSNPSLPPKMIIRGTSIAFCPQQPWVMNSSVKDNIIFGHRYEEKFYKLTLKACQLLPDLEILPDGDQTMVGEKGISLSGGQKARLVLARAVYSRSDIYLLDDVLSAVDAEVSSNIIQQVLSRETGILKNKTIILATNAIKVLRHAQNIYALNNGEIVENGTYSEIMRADSRNSPLKKLIQEFASVEQDGPNISEQKQEAVEEQRKNEQELAFERANDNIVLDDNGVFQEINDLSVTKTAARSIDGGSIYSLDTRRPSMASFKRPTVLLDHEHDNRKTKQDVEKKEVGKVKKSVYLVYIKACGYVGVFFFFVFLVSSNLFNIVEKLWLKYWSEKNEKTHSNEHLIKYASIYMGICITDAAFSVLKSIVMMFFCSINASKYLHDTMAKSVLSSPMTFFETTPVGRIINRFTADIGSVDSGLHFIFSFLFRSILNYCFTVIVIGSVLPWFIVFNFVILLFYFYYQVYYIVLSRDLKRLMSNSFSPIMSLLSETLMGHMVINAYKHLDRFSFLNYENIQFNINCVFNFRSTNRWLSVRLQSIGAFIVLITGLLCLSSGSINKKNISSGTVGLLMSFALQISNSLMWIIRMTVQVETNIVCVERIKEYCELKPEAEAIIENSRPPKNWPDKGEIVFEDYTTKYRENLDPSLKKVSVQIKPREKVGIVGRTGAGKSTLTLALFRLLEATEGRIMVDGIDISKIGLADLRSRLSIIPQDAQAFEGTVRYNLDPFDEYTDSEVLKALELSHLKAHIVDIVKNNSNSGDYEQQGSASQNIYERFSDTELLACKIGVNGDNLSVGQKQLLCLSRALLNHSKVLVLDEATAAVDMQTDKIIQETIRSEFQERTILTIAHRLDTVMDSDRIMVLDKGEVKEFDTPANLLARKDSLFYALCEKGGYVTNRH